The genomic interval AAATTGACCATATGTGTTAGGGTGTCCATCCTGTTTTCCTGGAACAGTTTCAGCCCCATTTCAGGTGTCCCGACTTTTCAGGCTACAAAAAAGGTACATTTGTCATACAATACGCATCATTTAATGTAGTCCTAATCAATGTCAATCACTGAATGACATTAGGCACACtttgtgttttgtaacagatgtctattTCCATTAATCAAATGGCGCGAGTATAGGCTACATGCAGTTTGGATGCTGTAATTATTTTGGAGTGGACTAACATGCACTTCTTTAAATggtttgtttgacaatcagaatACAATATAATGACTTGTGTTCATGCTAAGCGCGTGCACTCTATAGAGAATGTCATGGTATAATTCgcaccgagtttgggaaacccttaGCTATTGAAAACTCTATCAAGCATTCTGCCTTCTCCCTAGTGTTCAGGCATTAGCGTCGCCCACGACAAAGCTCATGTGAACTTCAATCTCGACGCTTTGTTCAACTTTTAGGAACGTCAATAATCATCCCTTGCGATATGGCTTTCGAAACATATGGCCCTTATCTTTCATCAGCGAGAAAGAATCCTTTAAATAAATTAGACACTTACTCTAATAGTTTTGCAAAGGTCCATACAGCTATGGGTGCCCCCAGCCAACGAAACTAAACTTCCCAAGTCAAACTTGCACACGGGTGTTTGGAGcctgctagatagctaattagcagaGGTGGTCGCCTCGTATTTTCCGTTAACAAGCGCAACATGGAGATATGGctgtgtgggaacactaaccccaTAAAGGTGTATATCAATTTAACCTAAGCTATTTAGCTAGTGGCACCTAACGTTACCGGTATTAGCAAAACAATTTGAGCAACGCTTcagtagctaacgttacctacgtagcatactagctagctagctcacatcGGACAAATAGATTCCCTAGCTACTAACGTTACTGGCTTGTGAACTCACTTGCTATAGAGCGGTGGCTACACAGCATACCACTATTATTGTGCATTGCTTACCATTTGTCCAGTATGTGTTTAAATAATTAATTCAAAGGCACTTGTGTTCATTTGGTAAGACTCCAAAACTTTACAGTAGAAAAACGTTGCAAATGTATGGCGCTTCCTACTGACATCAGACACCGGTAACTTCAGTGAGCCAATCAAAGCTAGCCATGAGAAAGACTGACAAGCTGTGAAACCAATTCCACATCAGAATCATAAAATCATATTTTGTGATATcgaataggtctgtctgtgtaCAGAGACGTGTTTCAAGAGGCAGTGGTACTCCCTGATAAAAGGAACCAATGAGATATTGTAAATAGTTGTTCCCACAATATGAATTGTCCTGGACACAGTATGTCACTATCTGAGCTAGTGACGACTTGTGCCCTTGATTTACCCTATGGGAAAATTGTTTGCTACCATGGACCTTGGACACAAATGGAGTTTCCCAGATACTGTAGCATTAGGTGGTTGAAAAGTGTGGAGGGCATGCAGTCATTGTAGTCTATATTTTGTGAGAGGAGGAAATAATAGGAGTAGCCTACATCTGACTCAACAGACACCTGAGGGGTGGGGGTAGAAGGTGGGAGGAAAAATGAGTAATCCAGGGAGTGTGGAAAAAAAGAGCCCCCATTGGTCTGGCGTGTCTCTTGGAACGTTCTCCTGACAGAACATGTGGAAACAAACTAGCTAGGGCTGTAGCTCCTGTAGCTAGCATTGATGGGAACACAAGACGGCAGGTGATTTCTGTTCTTAGTGCCAAGATTAATCATTCCTAATAATAACACCAGGCGGCTGACGACCAAGAAGGTTTTCACCAAGTGGGGTTCCGGAACTATTGCGATGTAGTCTAGTTTGTGAATGTCTATGGGTTTGGGAAGTATTGACCTGCCGCTGTGTTCTAGATAGAATTTTGCCCTAAGATACAGCAGGTGGTCCAGTAGGTTGGTCAAGAGCCAATcatgtatatatgtgcccttatTTTAGTGGTGCATTGCCATTACAATTTCAATGTTGTTAGATCAACATCTTTTTAATTCCTGGTTAATGCTCTCTGAAATGCTGATTTGTCTTTTGATATCGTTTTGTTGATGTTGCCTCATGACAACAGTTTATTGTCCTTACAGGAACCTCCTTCATCGTAGTGACCTCAGACAAACTATAGCACCCAACACTATGAGATAGGTGGCCTGGATAAGAGTGGATTTATAACCTATGGGGCTCTAACACTTAGAAATAGAATTAGCCATTGTAATTCTATTGGTTCATTAGAGTCATTCTAATTCTAATGCATCAATCTAAATCTCTGCTCTATGATCCTCCAGCTAAGGCTGGCTTATCAAATTAACTGTAATCTACATTATAGCCCCATATCAATTGTTATTCTATGCCTACTTTAATCACAACTCTAAAAACACATAGATCATCTTTTTTACTACATACAATGGAACTGTAAGTGGTATGAAGAGGTTTGAGGCTCAGGATGGGTGAGAGTGAGTGATCTCTTGAAGACGGCGCCCGTGAAGCAAATCTTAAACGGTTGAGTGCATAGATGGATTGCATTATTAGTAGCTGCATGCCTGACACAGCCTTTCCCTCTTACAGTCAGTATGTACATTCCAGCTCAAGCAAGTCCTCCTTAATTATCCAGTGGATGCCTCTTCCAATACAAACAATGGCAGCATGGGCAAGAAAATCAGAATCTACCATGTACTGTCCCCTCAATACTGAATAACTTCTTTATATGATTTAGTCCACACATATTCTCAAGTTTGTAAAAAGACTGCTGAGAAATCAAGACAACCTCTTATGAAACTTCACTAAACTACGTTCTACGAAACGGTTACAATGTGTTAAATACCCAGTCCTGCCATTATCAAGATCTGTCATCCCTGGTCTCAATTCACGTTCACTATAGTTTGGCAGGAGGTGGGATAATCCCCCTAGTGGAACGATACCAATACATCCAACATTGTTTGATCTGGAAAAGATCCAGCAAACTCCAATGGGTTATAGTTATGCACATGTATTACACAAAGTGGTACATGATATGCCAGCTTCTGAAACATTGTGTTTTTCATGGCAATCAGTTTACATTAAAACACTTCTACTTCTGGAACCCTTTCTTAATTAACATTTGGCACACATCTGTGTAGATCATTATTACATTGTACTTAGGAGgtaaaataaggtatttgtttggTTATTTTAACTTTCACTATTCTTCTGTACACGGACAGTTCAATATCTATTTAATTATCTGCAATTGGATCAGTGGTTGTAGTTTTAATTGATTTATCAGTTACTTTTTCATGTAATACCTCTTTTGTGAGATCCAAGCAGTATTCTGTATTCTTCTGTGGTCAGGGTTGACAAGAGTATTAGAACAACTCCCATAAAGCTAGACATTGCAGTCAGTATAGCTGAATGCAATTCTATACCTTGCCGTAATTGTTACCATGGCAAATATGATCAGAATGGTCTGACTGACATCAATGCATAATGGGGAGAAAGTGTATATTTTGTCATGTATACTGTTTGTACATGTAAAATGTTTAACATTACTATGGAAAGGGGTCAGTCTATGGGGGTGTGCTGATAAACAGTAGAAAAAGAAGGGGTGGGGGAGATTTAGCTAATTTCCAAAAGGAAAATAATccacccccccacctctctctactccctctctgctttcctccctctctctctctctccttccctctctctctctgagtcccaGCCCCTGAAGGTGTCAtaactgtgctctctctctccctctctatcaccgCCTTTCAGATCTTTAAAAGCTGCTGCTTTGCTGTGTCTCTCTCGATCTCAATTTGTCTCCTCTGGCACTGCAGGGGACTCCTGGCTGCCTAACGATTGAACCGGCTAAGCACCAAGCAAAGctgaagagacggagagaggacagagagaaagaggagaaagagataaaTATACATCCAGAAATAGCATCAGCCACagttgactgacagagagagaaagagagagagagtgtgtgtgtggagcttaACCTGAGACCTGGACAGAAAATGCCTCTCCTTTCTAACTTAACGACAATTGTCTTGTTGCTGATTGCTCACTGCGGATCTTGGATTCTGGCTAACCGCTTGGGCCCCTACAAGGGTTGTCCCTCTTGTAAAGAATCTTTGGGGGCAGGTCGGGCCCCCCGGGACCATATTGGACAAGCAGGCAGCACATCCATGTTGGCCCAGGGAGAGCCCTGTGGTGTGTACACCATGAGCTGTGCCAAGGGGCTGCGCTGCGTGCCCCCTCCTCAGGAACACAGCCCACTCCAGGCGCTGCTGCAGGGCAGGGGCTTCTGCACCAAGCACAGCAGGACCAGTCCCACGGAGAGGCCCCACCCCACAGGTaagactgagacacacaccacTGGCACATCTAATATTATTAAATTCagctctgtgttgtgtgtgttagggcAATTATACTACAGCTTAGCTTATCAGGTAAGACTGATAAGTAAGAAACACATTCTCTTATCATCAGTGTGAGGATTGTATGCTATGTTGGTGTGCACCAAAAATAAATGCTAGTATTGTTTTATTATAAGAGTATGACATTTAGTGTTAGATACATGACAGGCACCAAAGATGAATTTGAAAAGGCTGCATGGTCTTGATTTCTATGCTGCAGTGCCACTGCATGGTGTCTTGTGACAAAAATCTAATTTGAGAGACTGTTGGACTAGAAGTCTCAAATGTTGGATTGAACAGCCTATCACCAGTCATGTAATAAAAATATGTAGTCAACACTATGATGCACAGACACTTGAGGAACGCTTTAGGTGTTTCAGTACGTTGGAGcttgtgtaagtatgtgtgtgcaagtatgtgtatgtatatggtgtgtatgtatatggatGTGTACAGTGATGGTACATGCATGCATTTCAAGGGTGTGATCTGTGCATTTTATTGACAgcacagaatgagtgttatactgtcACCTACAGTCAGATAATGATGCTTTTCATTGCTAGGGGTCTCCATCTACTGTTCAGACTAAGCCACTGCGATTCCTTAGGAAGGACATACTACAGGAAATATCAATTCAGAGCCGAATCACTGTGTCCAGTAAAGATGCAGGGTCttgatttgagccagtttgctacagcaggaaaatactCCTGCAGTAGCAGGAAATGTGATTTtatatgtggattataattcatggacgtTTTC from Oncorhynchus tshawytscha isolate Ot180627B linkage group LG22, Otsh_v2.0, whole genome shotgun sequence carries:
- the igfbp6b gene encoding insulin-like growth factor-binding protein 6b encodes the protein MPLLSNLTTIVLLLIAHCGSWILANRLGPYKGCPSCKESLGAGRAPRDHIGQAGSTSMLAQGEPCGVYTMSCAKGLRCVPPPQEHSPLQALLQGRGFCTKHSRTSPTERPHPTGPHPSQSGEIEKAPCRKLLNSVLRGIELTIFQSDRDIYIPNCDTRGFYRKKQCRSSKGMQRGHCWCVDELGTALPSRASEDGTLPCDGE